Proteins encoded by one window of Engraulis encrasicolus isolate BLACKSEA-1 chromosome 23, IST_EnEncr_1.0, whole genome shotgun sequence:
- the LOC134440652 gene encoding protocadherin gamma-A6-like: MSDSVVVWQVLLLALFFLCAVHGQVSYSVPEEMSKGSMVGNIAQDLGLDLKRLKAGKARIYTKDSTQYVELNKDRGLLLIRERIDREALCGKKTPCALHFQIILENPVDNVSVTINIQDQNDNAPQVLYPVQTTGSVVAEIVPRSADVGYLVTKVVAVDVDSGQNAWLSYKLQKATDRALFEVGAQNGEIRTIRQVTDKDAVKQKLSVIVEDNGQPSRSATVNVNVALADSFPEVLSEFSDFTHDKEYNDNLTFYLVLALAVVSFLFIVSIIAILSVKCYRWRRERMFYKSNGQLPVIPYYPPLYADVGGTGTLQHVYNYEHYRTTDSRKSDMKYVRPCDQSILSLDNTDIQTLPHVHSEKLIYDSGDQVRI, translated from the exons ATGTCGGACTCCGTCGTCGTGTGGCAAGTACTGTTGTTGGCTTTGTTCTTCCTGTGTGCTGTCCACGGGCAGGTCAGCTATTCTGTTCCAGAGGAGATGTCGAAGGGATCTATGGTTGGAAACATAGCTCAGGATTTAGGTTTAGACTTGAAAAGACTGAAAGCAGGCAAAGCTCGTATTTACACAAAGGACAGCACCCAGTATGTCGAGCTGAATAAAGACAGAGGGCTGCTGCTTATCCGGGAGAGGATAGATAGAGAGGCTTTGTGTGGGAAGAAGACGCCATGCGCTCTGCACTTTCAGATTATTCTGGAAAATCCAGTGGA CAATGTCAGCGTCACAATAAACATTCAAGACCAAAACGATAACGCACCGCAGGTCTTATATCCGGTACAGACCACTGGTTCAGTGGTAGCTGAAATTGTGCCTCGTTCAGCAGATGTAGGCTATCTGGTCACTAAAGTGGTGGCTGTGGATGTGGACTCTGGTCAGAATGCCTGGCTCTCATATAAACTACAGAAAGCGACAGACAGGGCTCTGTTTGAAGTGGGCGCACAGAATGGAGAAATAAGAACCATTAGGCAGGTTACTGACAAGGATGCTGTAAAGCAAAAACTTTCAGTGATTGTGGAGGACAACGGACAGCCCTCTCGCTCTGCTACAGTGAATGTCAACGTGGCTTTAGCTGACAGCTTTCCAGAAGTGCTCTCAGAGTTCAGTGATTTTACGCACGACAAGGAATACAACGACAACCTGACTTTTTACTTAGTGTTGGCCCTGGCTGTAGTTTCATTTCTGTTCATCGTGTCCATCATAGCCATACTGTCAGTGAAGTGCTACAGATGGAGACGTGAGAGGATGTTCTATAAATCAAATGGACAGCTCCCCGTTATTCCCTACTACCCGCCACTTTACGCAGACGTTGGGGGCACTGGTACTTTGCAGCACGTGTACAACTATGAACATTACAGAACAACAGACTCCAGGAAGAGTGATATGAAGTATGTCAGACCTTGCGATCAAAGCATCCTCAGCCTGGATAACACTGACATCCAGACACTTCCGCATGTGCACAGCGAGAAACTGATTTATGATTCTGGCGATCAGGTGAGAATTTGa
- the LOC134440649 gene encoding protocadherin gamma-A11-like, with translation MALQDIPWILLALPSSTSKLLKRGISRQILLFMSVTLLSSVLGQVSYSIKEEMPKGSVVGNIAQDLGLELRRLQAGKARVFTGDSKEYIELNKERGALVVKERIDREALCGQTTPCALDFQIILQNPMELYRITVEITDVNDNAPTFKNNEKRIEISETAVIGSKFVLDKAMDLDIGINGLQTYTLKPTDNFVLKLHSQADGSKKVEMVLQKPLDREKEENMALLLTAMDGGEPLMSGTVQIYITVLDANDNAPVFTKPVYKSVIPENAKKGTSVTSVSATDVDKGSNGEVSYIISNSLDGVSELFHIEENGDIILDGELDYETAKYYQIDVEAVDKGGLSDSSKVIVDVTDVNDNSPVITIISQSVSVNEDSPKGTVIAMVSVNDPDSDTNGEVECEMNGDIPFSITSTSNGFYSVVTDSALDREADSDYNITVTCSDNGSPPLSSYITLQLQITDVNDNAPVFEKSSYEASIVENNSPGLSVFAVRAVDADWKQNARVSYILDESMINGVAISSYVSVNAESGVIHAVRSFDYEQIKDFQFRVKAQDGGSPPLISNVSVKIVIQDQNDNAPQILYPVQTSSSAVAEIVPRSADIGYLVTKVVAVDVDSGQNAWLSYKLQKATDRALFEVGAQNGEIRTIRQVTDKDTVKQKLTVIVEDNGQPSRSATVNVNVAVADNFPEVLSEFSDFTHDREYNDNLTFYLVLALAVVSFLFVVSLIAILSVKCYRWRRDRMFYKSNGQLPVIPYYPPLYADVGGTGTLQHVYNYEVCRTTDSRKSDLKYSRPSSESIISLDTRGTLSLRKAQRPNVGMEDETQRDAVG, from the exons ATGGCTCTACAAGATATACCATGGATTTTACTCGCTCTACCATCATCCACGTCGAAGTTGTTGAAGAGAGGAATATCACGGCAAATCCTTTTGTTCATGTCGGTCACCTTACTGAGCTCAGTACTCGGACAAGTCAGTTATTCCATCAAGGAGGAGATGCCAAAAGGCTCCGTTGTGGGAAATATTGCTCAGGATTTGGGACTGGAATTGAGAAGGCTCCAGGCAGGTAAAGCTCGTGTTTTTACCGGGGACAGCAAAGAGTACATCGAGCTGAACAAAGAAAGGGGAGCGCTCGTCGTCAAAGAGAGGATAGACAGAGAGGCATTATGCGGACAGACAACGCCTTGCGCTCTCGACTTTCAGATTATATTGCAGAATCCGATGGAGTTATACAGAATAACAGTTGAGATTACGGATGTAAATGATAACGCCCCAACAtttaaaaacaatgaaaaacGTATTGAAATCAGCGAAACTGCTGTGATAGGCTCGAAATTTGTCTTAGACAAAGCGATGGATTTAGACATAGGCATCAATGGTCTCCAGACATACACATTAAAACCGACGGATAATTTCGTGTTGAAACTGCATAGTCAGGCTGATGGGAGCAAAAAGGTGGAAATGGTTTTACAGAAACCTTTAGAtcgagagaaagaggaaaacatGGCGCTCCTTCTGACTGCTATGGATGGTGGTGAGCCCCTTATGTCGGGGACAGTGCAGATATACATCACCGTGTTAGATGCCAATGATAATGCTCCTGTGTTTACTAAGCCTGTATATAAGAGTGTAATACCAGAAAATGCAAAGAAGGGAACATCGGTTACCTCAGTCAGTGCAACTGATGTCGATAAAGGGAGTAATGGAGAAGTTAGTTATATTATTTCAAACAGCCTCGATGGGGTTTCTGAATTGTTCCACATAGAGGAAAATGGCGACATTATTTTAGATGGGGAGTTAGACTACGAAACGGCCAAATATTATCAGATCGATGTAGAAGCTGTAGATAAAGGTGGATTGTCAGATTCCAGTAAGGTTATAGTGGATGTCACTGATGTAAATGACAACAGCCCTGTAATTACAATTATTTCTCAATCTGTTTCAGTAAATGAAGATTCTCCCAAGGGTACAGTCATAGCTATGGTTAGTGTTAATGACCCGGATTCAGACACAAACGGAGAAGTGGAATGTGAAATGAATGGTGACATTCCTTTTTCTATCACATCCACCTCGAATGGGTTTTACAGTGTAGTTACGGACAGTGCACTAGATCGCGAAGCAGACTCAGATTATAATATTACAGTGACGTGCTCTGATAACGGTAGTCCACCCCTGTCTAGTTATATCACGCTCCAGTTACAGATTACAGATGTTAATGATAACGCACCTGTGTTTGAAAAGAGCTCGTATGAAGCGTCTATTGTTGAAAACAACTCCCCAGGCCTCTCTGTCTTCGCAGTTAGGGCTGTTGACGCAGACTGGAAGCAGAATGCCCGTGTGTCTTATATTCTAGACGAGAGTATGATTAATGGTGTCGCCATCTCTTCCTACGTGTCAGTTAATGCTGAGAGTGGGGTCATACACGCAGTGCGCTCTTTTGATTACGAACAGATAAAGGACTTTCAGTTCCGCGTCAAGGCCCAAGATGGAGGCTCTCCTCCGTTAATCAGTAATGTAAGCGTTAAAATAGTCATACAAGACCAAAATGACAACGCACCGCAGATCCTGTATCCTGTACAGACAAGCAGCTCTGCAGTGGCAGAAATTGTGCCTCGTTCAGCCGATATAGGCTATCTGGTCACTAAAGTGGTGGCTGTAGATGTGGACTCTGGTCAGAATGCCTGGCTCTCTTATAAACTACAGAAAGCGACAGACAGGGCTCTGTTTGAAGTCGGTGCGCAAAATGGAGAGATAAGGACCATTCGGCAGGTCACTGACAAGGATACAGTGAAACAAAAACTCACTGTCATTGTGGAGGACAACGGACAGCCCTCTCGCTCTGCTACAGTAAATGTCAACGTGGCTGTTGCTGACAATTTTCCCGAAGTGCTTTCTGAATTCTCTGACTTTACGCACGACAGGGAGTACAATGACAACCTGACTTTTTATCTCGTTCTGGCTCTCGCTGTCGTGTCGTTCCTATTCGTGGTTTCTCTGATAGCCATACTGTCAGTCAAGTGCTACAGGTGGAGACGTGACCGGATGTTTTATAAATCAAATGGACAGCTCCCGGTTATTCCATACTATCCACCGCTTTACGCAGACGTGGGAGGCACTGGCACGCTGCAACACGTGTACAACTATGAGGTGTGCCGCACCACTGACTCCCGGAAGAGTGATCTGAAATACAGCAGACCATCTAGCGAGAGTATTATCAGTCTGGATACTAGAGGAACTCTGTCATTACGGAAAGCGCAGAGGCCAAACGTGGGAATGGAAGATGAG ACTCAGAGGGACGCTGTTGGTTAG
- the LOC134439743 gene encoding protocadherin gamma-A11-like — translation MSDVVWQVLLMSLFLYSVRGQVSYSIPEEMSKGSMVGNIAQDLGLDLKRLKAGKARIYIEDSTQYIELNKDRGLLLIRERIDREALCGKKTPCALHFQIILENPMELYSINVEIMDINDNPPMFENNEMKFKISESAVVGAKFVLQRASDADVGVNDLQSYSLNRNDPFELKLKSQPDGRMFVEMFLQKPLDREKQDSLSLTLTAVDGGDPQLSSAAQIHVTVLDINDNAPVFTQPTYKASIAENAPKGTVLTTVSASDADQGSNGDIMYTIAKTKAETRDMFEIDGRSGVLKLKGAVDYEKARNYEIDVQASDEGGLTDSCKVQIEVLDTNDNSPVINVISMSNVIAEDSKPGVVVGMFKVQDPDSGDDGRVECMTQDNLPFTLKTSANGFYNLVTDDELDRERNAVYNITVTCNDAGMPSLSGSISLSLQVSDVNDNAPMFEKSSYQASIVENNTPGISVFRILAKDADWNQNARVSYILEDSTVHGVPVSSYVSVNAESGVINALRSFDYEQMKYFQFRVKAQDGGSPPLSSNVSVVINIQDQNDNAPQVLYPVQTSGSIVAEIVPRSADIGYLVTKVVAVDVDSGQNAWLSYKLQKATDRALFEVGAQNGEIRTIRQVTDKDAVKQKLSVVVEDNGQPSRSATVNVNVALADSFPEVLSEFSDFTHDKEYNDNLTFYLVLALAVVSFLFIVSIIAILSVKCYRWRRERMFYKSNGQLPVIPYYPPLYADVGGTGTLQHVYNYEHYRTTDSRKSDMKYARPCDQSILSLDNTDIQTLPHAHSEKLIDDSGDQVRI, via the coding sequence ATGTCGGACGTCGTGTGGCAAGTACTGTTGATGTCTTTGTTCTTGTATTCTGTGAGAGGGCAGGTCAGCTATTCTATTCCAGAGGAGATGTCGAAGGGATCCATGGTTGGAAACATAGCGCAGGATTTAGGTTTAGATTTGAAAAGACTGAAAGCAGGCAAAGCTCGTATTTACATCGAGGATAGCACCCAGTATATCGAACTGAATAAAGACAGAGGACTGCTGCTTATCCGGGAGAGGATAGATAGAGAGGCTTTGTGTGGGAAGAAGACGCCATGCGCTCTGCACTTTCAGATTATTCTGGAAAATCCCATGGAATTGTACAGCATTAATGTCGAGATCATGGATATCAATGATAACCCTCCGATGtttgaaaataatgaaatgaaatttaAAATAAGCGAATCTGCTGTTGTCGGTGCCAAATTTGTATTGCAGAGAGCGAGTGACGCTGACGTTGGCGTAAATGATCTACAAAGCTATTCATTAAATAGAAATGATCCTTTTGAGCTGAAGTTAAAAAGCCAGCCTGATGGTAGGATGTTCGTGGAAATGTTTTTACAAAAGCCATTGGATCGTGAAAAGCAAGATTCACTGTCCTTAACTTTAACTGCAGTGGATGGAGGGGATCCGCAGTTATCAAGCGCTGCCCAGATTCACGTCACTGTATTAGACATAAATGACAATGCGCCTGTTTTTACGCAGCCAACATACAAGGCAAGCATTGCCGAGAATGCACCAAAAGGGACTGTTTTAACAACAGTCAGTGCTTCAGACGCCGACCAAGGCTCTAATGGTGATATTATGTATACCATCGCGAAGACTAAAGCTGAAACACGAGATATGTTTGAAATCGATGGGCGAAGTGGAGTGTTGAAGCTGAAAGGAGCTGTTGATTATGAGAAGGCACGGAATTATGAAATAGATGTGCAAGCTAGTGACGAAGGGGGCTTAACAGATTCATGTAAAGTACAAATTGAAGTTCTAGATACCAACGATAACTCGCCTGTAATCAATGTAATATCGATGTCAAATGTTATCGCCGAAGATTCAAAGCCAGGAGTTGTAGTTGGAATGTTTAAAGTGCAGGACCCAGATTCAGGAGATGATGGCAGAGTTGAGTGCATGACACAGGACAATCTACCATTTACTCTAAAAACATCAGCAAATGGGTTTTACAATTTAGTTACAGATGATgagttagacagagagaggaatgcaGTGTATAATATTACAGTGACATGTAATGACGCGGGAATGCCGTCACTGTCCGGCAGTATCAGTCTCTCTCTGCAGGTGTCAGACGTGAATGATAACGCTCCCATGTTTGAGAAGAGCTCATATCAGGCTTCAATTGTAGAAAACAACACTCCGGGAATTTCAGTTTTTAGAATATTAGCTAAAGACGCAGATTGGAACCAGAATGCTCGTGTGTCTTATATTTTAGAGGACTCCACTGTTCATGGAGTACCAGTATCCTCGTATGTATCTGTTAATGCAGAAAGTGGTGTCATTAATGCTTTGCGCTCTTTTGATTATGAGCAGATGAAGTATTTCCAATTTCGTGTGAAAGCGCAGGACGGTGGATCTCCTCCACTCAGTAGTAATGTCAGTGTCGTAATAAACATTCAAGACCAAAACGATAACGCACCGCAAGTTTTATATCCAGTGCAGACTAGTGGTTCAATTGTAGCTGAGATTGTGCCTCGTTCAGCAGATATAGGCTATCTCGTCACTAAAGTTGTGGCTGTGGATGTGGACTCTGGTCAGAATGCCTGGCTCTCTTATAAACTACAGAAAGCGACAGACAGGGCTCTGTTTGAAGTGGGCGCACAGAATGGAGAAATAAGAACCATCAGACAGGTGACTGATAAAGATGCTGTGAAGCAAAAGCTCTCTGTTGTTGTGGAGGACAACGGACAGCCCTCTCGCTCTGCTACTGTGAATGTCAATGTGGCTTTAGCTGACAGCTTTCCAGAAGTGCTTTCTGAGTTCAGTGACTTTACGCACGACAAAGAGTACAACGACAATCTGACTTTTTACTTAGTTTTGGCCCTGGCTGTTGTGTCATTTCTGTTCATCGTGTCAATCATAGCCATACTGTCAGTGAAGTGCTACAGATGGAGACGTGAGAGGATGTTTTATAAATCAAATGGACAGCTCCCGGTTATTCCATACTACCCGCCTCTTTACGCAGACGTGGGAGGCACGGGTACTCTACAGCACGTGTACAACTATGAACATTACAGAACAACAGACTCCAGGAAGAGTGATATGAAGTATGCCAGACCTTGCGATCAAAGCATCCTCAGTCTGGATAACACTGATATACAGACACTGCCGCATGCGCACAGCGAGAAACTGATTGACGATTCCGGGGATCAGGTGAGAATTTGA
- the LOC134440653 gene encoding protocadherin beta-16-like, with protein sequence MSDSVVVWQVLLVALFLCSVTGQVSYSIPEEMSKGSMVGNIAQDLGLDLKRLRAGKARIYTEDSTQYVELNKDRGVLLIKERIDREALCGKKTPCALHFQIILENPVELYTVNVEIQDQNDNAPQVLYPVQTSSSVVAEIVPRSADIGYLVTKVVAVDVDSGQNAWLSYKLQKATDRALFEVGAQNGEIRTIRQVTDKDAVKQKLTVVVEDNGQPSRSATVNVNVALADSFPEVLSEFSDFTHDKEYNDNLTFYLVLALAVVSFLFIVSIIAILSVKCYRWRRERMFYKSNGQLPVIPYYPPLYADVGGTGTLQHVYNYEHYRTTDSRKSDMKYAVPYDQSILSLDNSEAHTLPHVRNEKLIDDCDDQFQTEIFFSEDR encoded by the exons ATGTCGGACTCCGTCGTCGTGTGGCAAGTACTGTTGGTGGCTTTGTTCTTGTGTTCCGTGACAGGGCAGGTCAGCTATTCTATTCCAGAGGAGATGTCGAAGGGATCTATGGTTGGAAACATAGCGCAGGATTTAGGTTTAGACTTGAAAAGGCTGAGAGCAGGCAAGGCTCGTATTTACACCGAGGATAGCACCCAGTACGTCGAGCTTAATAAAGACAGAGGAGTACTGCTTATCAAAGAGAGGATAGATAGAGAGGCTTTGTGTGGGAAGAAGACGCCATGCGCTCTGCATTTTCAGATTATTCTGGAGAATCCAGTGGAATTGTATACCGTTAATGTCGAA ATTCAAGATCAAAACGATAACGCACCACAGGTTTTATATCCAGTTCAAACTAGTAGTTCTGTGGTAGCTGAGATTGTGCCTCGCTCAGCTGATATAGGCTATCTGGTCACTAAAGTGGTGGCTGTGGATGTGGACTCTGGTCAGAATGCCTGGCTCTCTTATAAACTACAGAAAGCGACAGACAGGGCTCTGTTTGAAGTGGGCGCACAGAATGGAGAAATAAGAACCATCAGACAGGTGACTGATAAAGATGCTGTGAAGCAAAAGCTCACTGTTGTAGTGGAGGACAACGGACAGCCCTCTCGCTCTGCTACTGTGAATGTCAACGTGGCTTTAGCTGACAGCTTTCCAGAAGTGCTCTCTGAGTTCAGTGATTTTACGCACGACAAAGAATACAACGACAACCTGACTTTTTACTTAGTGTTGGCCCTGGCTGTAGTTTCATTTCTGTTCATCGTGTCCATCATAGCCATACTGTCAGTTAAGTGCTACAGGTGGAGACGTGAGAGGATGTTTTATAAATCCAATGGGCAGCTCCCGGTTATTCCATACTACCCGCCACTTTACGCAGACGTTGGGGGCACTGGTACTTTGCAGCACGTGTACAACTATGAACATTACAGAACAACAGACTCCAGGAAGAGTGATATGAAGTATGCTGTACCTTACGATCAAAGCATCCTCAGTCTGGATAACAGTGAAGCTCACACTCTCCCGCATGTACGCAACGAGAAACTGATAGACGATTGTGACGACCAG TTTCAGACCGAAATTTTCTTCAGCGAAGACCGATGA
- the LOC134440650 gene encoding protocadherin beta-16-like → MSDSGVVWQVLLMSLFLHSVTGQVSYSIPEEMSKGSTVGNIAQDLGLDLKRLKAGKARIYTEDSTQYIELNKDRGLLLIRERIDREALCEKKTPCALHFQIILENPVELYTVNVEIQDQNDNAPQVLYPVQTSGSIVAEIVPRSADIGYLVTKVVAVDVDSGQNAWLSYKLQKATDRALFEVGAQNGEIRTIRQVTDKDAVKQKLTVVVEDNGQPSRSATVNVNVALADSFPEVLSEFSDFTHDKEYNDNLTFYLVLALAVVSFLFIVSIIAILSVKCYRWRRERMFYKSNGQLPVIPYYPPLYADVGGTGTLQHVYNYEHYRTTDSRKSDMKYVRPCDQSILSLDNTDIQTLPHTHTEKLIDDSGDQFTKTDSEGRCWLTFWIVSTKMNSPSLPYDVMI, encoded by the exons ATGTCGGACTCCGGCGTCGTGTGGCAAGTACTGTTGATGTCTTTGTTCTTGCATTCAGTGACAGGGCAGGTCAGCTATTCTATTCCAGAGGAGATGTCGAAGGGATCTACGGTTGGAAACATAGCACAGGATTTAGGTTTAGATTTGAAGAGACTGAAAGCAGGCAAAGCTCGTATTTACACCGAGGATAGCACCCAGTACATCGAGCTGAATAAAGACAGAGGGCTGCTGCTTATCCGGGAGAGGATAGATAGAGAGGCTTTGTGTGAGAAGAAGACACCATGCGCTCTGCACTTTCAGATTATTCTGGAAAATCCAGTGGAGTTATATACAGTTAATGTCGAA ATTCAAGACCAAAACGATAACGCACCGCAGGTTTTATATCCAGTGCAGACTAGTGGTTCAATTGTAGCTGAGATAGTGCCTCGCTCAGCTGATATAGGCTATCTGGTCACTAAAGTGGTGGCTGTGGATGTGGACTCTGGTCAGAATGCCTGGCTCTCTTATAAACTACAGAAAGCGACAGACAGGGCTCTGTTTGAAGTGGGCGCACAGAATGGAGAAATAAGAACCATCAGACAGGTCACTGATAAAGATGCTGTGAAGCAAAAGCTCACTGTTGTAGTGGAGGACAACGGACAGCCCTCTCGCTCTGCTacagtgaatgtgaatgtggCTTTGGCTGACAGCTTCCCAGAAGTGCTCTCGGAATTTAGTGATTTTACGCACGACAAGGAGTACAACGACAACCTGACTTTTTATCTTGTGCTGGCTCTGGCTGTAGTGTCATTTCTCTTCATCGTGTCCATCATAGCCATACTGTCCGTGAAGTGCTACAGATGGAGACGTGAGAGGATGTTTTATAAATCAAATGGACAGCTCCCGGTTATTCCATACTATCCACCACTTTACGCAGACGTGGGAGGCACTGGTACTTTGCAGCACGTGTACAACTATGAACATTACAGAACAACAGACTCCAGGAAGAGTGATATGAAGTATGTCAGACCTTGCGATCAAAGCATCCTCAGTCTGGATAACACTGATATACAGACACTGCCGCATACGCACACTGAGAAGCTGATAGACGATTCCGGGGATCAG TTCACCAAAACAGACTCTGAGGGACGCTGTTGGTTAACATTTTGGATCGTGAGCACAAAAATGAACAGTCCCTCCCTTCCTTATGATGTCATGATATGA
- the LOC134439735 gene encoding protocadherin gamma-A11-like, protein MSDSVVVWQVLLVALFLCSVTGQVSYSIPEEMSKGSMVGNIAQDLGLDLKRLKTGKARIYTEDSTQYIELNKDRGLLLIRERIDREALCGKKTPCALHFQIILENPVELYTVNVEITDINDNPPMFEKNEMKFKISESAVIGAKFVLGRANDADVGVNDLQSYHLNTNDNFELKLKSQPDGQKNVEMVLQKPLDREKEDTLALILTALDGGDPQLSSTAQIVIAVLDVNDNAPVFTQPIYRASIMENVPKGTVLTTVSALDDDKGSNGEITYAIINTVDETRDMFEIDEKSGILKLKGAIDFEKSRHYQIQVQASDEGGLTDSCKVHIDVLDTNDNAPSINIITMSNVISEDSKPGVVVGMFKVQDPDSGDDGRVECLTQDNLPFTLKTTANGFYSLVTDDELDRERNAMYNITVTCNDAGMPSLSGSISLSLQVSDVNDNAPMFEKSSYQASVVENNTPGISVFRILAKDADWNQNARVTYILEDTTINGVSVSSFVSVNAESGVISALRSFDYEQIKSFQFRVKAQDGGSPPLSSNVSVVINIQDQNDNAPQVLYPVQTSGSVVAEIVPRSADIGYMVTKVVAVDVDSGQNAWLSYKLQKATDRALFEVGAQNGEIRTIRQVTDKDAVKQKLTVVVEDNGQPSRSATVNVNVALADSFPEVLSEFTDFAHDKEYNDNLTFYLVLALAVVSFLFIVSVIAILSVKCYRWRRERMFYKSNGQLPVIPYYPPLYADVGGTGTLQHVYNYEHYRTTDSRKSDMKYVRPCDQSILSLDNTDIQTLPHAHNEKLIDDSGDQVRISLFSPYPSYC, encoded by the coding sequence ATGTCGGACTCCGTCGTCGTGTGGCAAGTACTGTTGGTGGCTTTGTTCTTGTGTTCCGTGACAGGGCAGGTCAGTTATTCTATTCCAGAGGAGATGTCAAAGGGATCTATGGTTGGAAACATAGCTCAGGATTTAGGTTTAGACTTGAAAAGGCTGAAAACAGGCAAAGCTCGTATTTACACCGAGGATAGTACCCAGTATATCGAGCTGAATAAAGACAGAGGGCTGCTGCTTATCCGGGAGAGGATAGATAGAGAGGCTTTGTGTGGGAAGAAGACGCCATGCGCTCTGCACTTTCAGATTATTCTGGAGAACCCAGTGGAATTGTATACAGTTAATGTTGAAATCACAGACATAAACGACAATCCGCCGATGTTTgaaaagaatgaaatgaaatttAAAATAAGTGAGTCAGCAGTTATCGGGGCGAAATTTGTATTAGGGAGGGCTAACGATGCAGATGTTGGTGTAAAtgatcttcaaagctaccacttAAATACGAATGATAATTTTGAGCTGAAATTAAAAAGTCAGCCAGACGGTCAGAAAAATGTCGAGATGGTTTTACAAAAACCTTTAGACCGAGAGAAAGAAGATACACTGGCATTGATCTTAACAGCGCTCGATGGGGGAGACCCACAGCTATCTAGTACTGCACAGATTGTTATTGCGGTCTTAGATGTCAATGATAACGCACCTGTTTTTACGCAGCCTATATACAGGGCTAGTATAATGGAAAATGTGCCCAAAGGCACCGTTTTAACAACAGTCTCTGCTTTAGATGATGATAAGGGCTCTAATGGTGAAATTACATATGCCATTATTAATACTGTGGATGAAACACGAGACATGTTCGAGATTGATGAAAAAAGCGGAATCCTGAAGTTGAAGGGAGCAATTGATTTTGAGAAGTCACGTCATTATCAGATACAAGTGCAGGCTAGTGACGAGGGTGGGCTAACTGATTCTTGTAAAGTGCATATAGACGTGTTAGACACCAACGATAACGCACCGTCTATCAATATCATAACCATGTCAAATGTCATAAGCGAGGACTCCAAACCGGGTGTTGTAGTTGGCATGTTTAAAGTGCAGGACCCAGATTCAGGAGATGACGGGCGAGTCGAGTGTCTGACCCAAGACAATTTACCATTTACTCTAAAAACAACAGCAAATGGGTTTTACAGTCTGGTTACGGATGATgagttagacagagagaggaacgCGATGTATAATATCACAGTGACGTGTAATGACGCAGGAATGCCGTCACTGTCAGGCAGCATCAGTCTCTCTCTGCAGGTGTCAGACGTCAATGATAACGCTCCCATGTTTGAAAAAAGCTCATATCAGGCTTCAGTTGTAGAAAACAACACACCAGGAATCTCTGTTTTTAGAATATTAGCTAAAGACGCAGACTGGAACCAAAATGCACGAGTGACTTATATTTTAGAGGACACCACTATTAACGGAGTGTCAGTCTCATCTTTCGTGTCTGTCAACGCTGAGAGCGGTGTCATAAGTGCTCTGCGCTCTTTTGATTATGAGCAGATTAAATCTTTCCAATTCCGTGTAAAAGCGCAGGATGGTGGATCCCCTCCACTCAGTAGTAACGTCAGCGTCGTAATAAACATTCAAGACCAAAACGATAACGCACCACAGGTCTTATATCCAGTACAGACTAGTGGTTCAGTAGTAGCTGAGATTGTGCCTCGTTCAGCAGATATAGGCTATATGGTCACTAAAGTGGTGGCTGTGGATGTGGACTCTGGTCAGAATGCCTGGCTCTCTTATAAACTACAGAAAGCGACAGACAGGGCTCTGTTTGAAGTGGGCGCACAGAATGGAGAAATAAGAACCATCAGACAGGTCACTGATAAAGATGCTGTGAAGCAAAAGCTCACTGTTGTAGTGGAGGACAACGGACAGCCCTCTCGCTCTGCTACAGTGAATGTCAACGTGGCTTTAGCTGACAGCTTTCCAGAAGTGCTCTCCGAGTTCACCGACTTTGCGCACGACAAGGAATACAACGACAACCTGACTTTTTATCTAGTCTTGGCGCTTGCTGTTGTGTCGTTTCTCTTCATTGTATCCGTTATAGCCATACTGTCAGTGAAGTGCTACAGATGGAGACGTGAGAGGATGTTTTATAAATCAAATGGACAGCTCCCGGTTATTCCATACTACCCACCACTTTACGCAGACGTCGGAGGAACTGGTACTTTGCAGCACGTGTACAACTATGAACATTACAGAACAACAGACTCCAGGAAGAGTGATATGAAGTATGTCAGACCTTGCGATCAAAGTATCCTCAGTCTGGATAACACTGATATACAGACGCTGCCGCATGCGCACAACGAAAAACTGATAGACGATTCAGGGGACCAGGTAAGAATTAGCCTTTTTTCCCCTTACCCATCATATTGCTAA